GTATCCTGCGTGGGCAGATTTTACCACCATGGTAAGTCTGATCGCCAATACCTCATTTGGGTTTTTGCCGGCATTAATCGGCTGGTCAGCAGTGAAACGATTTGGCGGAAATCCGCTGCTCGGTATTGTTTTAGGATTGATTTTGGTTAATCCAGCTCTCATTAACGCATGGGATTTCGGGAAAGTAGAAATTCCGACCTGGAACCTGTTTGGCCTAGAAATTCAACAGATCGGCTACCAGGGGCAGGTGCTTCCGATTCTGGTTGCGTCCTATTTGTTAGCCAGGTTTGAGCAGTTTTTAAACAAAAAAATTCCGGAAAGCATCCAGCTTTTGCTTGTTGCGCCAATTGCACTTTTGGTCATTGGATTTCTTTCATTTATCGTGATCGGACCGTTAACATTTGCAATTGGAAACGCTTTAACAGATGGTTTGGTAGGCATTTTTGATCATGCCTCATGGCTTGGGGGATTACTTTACGGCGGTTTTTATGCCCTGCTTGTTGTGACAGGAATGCATCATACATTTCTTGCCGTGGATTTGCAGCTGCAAGGAAGCGCTTTAGGGGGCACATTCCTTTGGCCGATGTTAGCATTATCTAATATTGCCCAAGGGTCGGCTGCACTTGCAATGATGTTTATCGTAAAGGATCAAAAGCAAAAAGGGCTCTCACTTACTTCGGGAATTTCTGCGTATCTCGGAATTACTGAGCCGGCCATATTCGGGGTCAATATCAGGCATCGCTTTCCATTTATCATCGCGATGGCTTCATCTTCCATAGCTGGAATGTATATTTCAAGCCAGGGGGTGCTTGGAACAGTCGGTGTAGGCGGGATTCCTGGGATTTTCTCGATTTTAAGGGAGTATTGGCTTCCGTTTGCGATAGGTATGCTGATCGTTTTGGTTCTTCCTTTCGTCAGTACGTTGCTTTTTGCTAAAATGAAGAAAAAAGACGTGAAATATGGGACAAGAGATCAGTCCCTTTCATAAATTTGTCTAATGGTGGTGCTTGTATGAAAACAAATCAGCAGCCTTGGTGGAAAAAATCAGTCGTTTATCAAATTTATCCAAAAAGCTTTAACGACACGACAGGAAACGGTGTTGGAGATATACAAGGAATTATTGAAAAACTGGATTATTTAAAAGAGCTTTCCGTAGATGTCATTTGGCTCACACCAATCTATCAATCTCCGCAGAACGATAATGGCTATGACATCAGTGACTATTTCTCGATTCAAGAGGAATACGGCTCAATGGAGGATTTCGAGAGACTGCTAGATGAAGCACATAACCGCGGGATCAAGGTGATTATGGATATTGTAATCAACCATACGTCAACGGAGCATGAATGGTTTAAGAGCGCTCTCTCCTCAAAAGAAAGCCCTTTCCGGGACTTCTATATTTGGAAGGAGCCGAAATCAGATGGAACTGAACCGAACAATTGGCAATCCAAATTCGGGGGAAGCGCATGGAAGCTAGATAAAGAATCAGGAGAGTATTATTTACATCTATTTGACGTGACTCAGGCCGATCTCAATTGGGAAAATGAGGAGCTGAGGAAAAAGCTATACGAGATGATGCATTTTTGGTTTCAAAAAGGAGTCGACGGCTTTAGGCTCGATGTTATCAATCTAATTAGCAAGAATCAGACCTTTCCGGATGATGATGGCTCAATCCCTCCTGGAGACGGCCGAAGATTTTACACAGATGGCCCAAGAGCCCATGAGTATATCCATGAAATGAATCGCGAGGTTTTCTCAAAATATGAAAGCATGACCGTAGGCGAAATGTCATCGACAACAATAAAAGATTGTGTGAAATACTCAAATCCTAAGAGCCAGGAACTAGATATGACCTTTAATTTTCATCATTTAAAGGTAGACTATCCAAACGGAGAAAAATGGGTCACAGCGGACTTTGATTTCTCTCTATTAAAGAGAATTCTGTCAACATGGCAGGTTGAGATGAATAAAGGCGGTGGATGGAATGCGTTGTTTTGGTGCAATCACGATCAGCCGAGAGTCGTTTCGCGCTATGGAAATGACGGGAAATACCATCGTGAATCGGCAAAAATGCTCGCCACAACGATTCATATGATGCAAGGGACGCCGTACATTTACCAAGGGGAAGAGATTGGCATGACCAATCCCGGCTTTGAAGAAATTACCTCTTACCGGGATGTGGAGTCACGAAACGTCCACAGGATTTTAAAAGAAAGAGGAATGGCAGAAAACGAAATTATTGAGATTCTCAAACAAAAATCACGGGACAATTCGCGGACTCCTGTTCAATGGAATGCAGAAGAAAATTCCGGATTTACAACGGGTACTCCGTGGATTCCCCTGGCAGAAAAGTATCGGGAAATCAACGTGGAGCAAGCATTGGCTGACAAAGACAGTGTGTTTTACCATTACAAAGCGCTCAATGAGCTGAGAAAAGAATACGAAATTATCACTGAAGGTGATTATGAGCTGATTTTAGAAGAAAGCCCGAATATTTTTGCTTATCTCAGAAATAGTGAAAATGAAAAGCTCCTCGTCATCAATAACTTCTACGAAACAGAAGCGGACTTTGCTTGGCCGGAGCATTTGGATGAGGGCAGCTATGAAGCGAATGTATTGCTATCAAACTATAAAGAAGAACCGAAGCCATTCTCGTCCTTTCAGCTAAAGCCATACGAAAGTGTCATTTTCCATTTAAAAGTACAAGGTGCGAAAGATGACAACAAATAAATACGATTCAATCTATCAAGAGCTTGCGAAAAAAATTGATCAAGGGATTGTGAAGGCAGAGGATATTCTGCCTTCTGAGAATGAGCTTTCGCTTCAATATGAAACATCTAGAGAAACGGTAAGAAAAGCTCTCAATCTGTTGGCGCAAAATGGATACATTCAAAAGATCAGAGGCAAAGGATCGGTCGTTTTAAATGTAGAGAAAATGAGATTTCCTGTCTCGGGCCTTGTTAGTTTTAAAGAGCTGAGCAAAACCCTTGGAAGACGAACATGCACAAAGGTACACGAATTCGGATTAATTCATCCGGATCCGTATCTTTGTAAGCAGCTGAAGGCAGAGCCGGACGATGAAATTTGGCGCATTATACGATCCAGAGAAATAAACGGCGAGCATGTTATTCTGGACAAGGATTATATTTACCGTAAATGTGTCCCAATGCTGACACAGGAAATATGTGAAAACTCGATTTACGAATACATTGAAGATGAGCTTGGAATGAAAATCGGCTTTGCTCAGAAAGAATTTGTCGTCGAAGCTTGCACGGATGAAGATGAAAAATATTTAGATCGTAATGGCTTCGATCATATTGTAGTCGTACGGAATTTTGTTTTTTTAGAAGATGCGACATTATTTCAATATACGGAAAGCAGACACAGGCTGGATAAATTCAGATTCGTAGATTTTGCCAGACGGGGAAGATGAGAAAAGCAGCTCTAGTGATAGGCTGCTTTTTTTGTTTTGGCGGGATTACACATATAGCGCTATACTCCGAATGAAACTTTTTTTCAGGTAAAACGTAAATAGAGTAAGAGAACACGGGAGAGATGCAGTTGGTGTCTGATTTTTATTTCCAGGATAGTATATTCAACATTGTATTTACTATCGTTGTTATTGGGGTTATTTGTGTTTTTGGAATCATAATTTTTACTGCTGTTAAAGGAATTTCCACATGGAATCACAACAATCAGCAGCCTAAGTTAACTGTACGAGCTAAAGTGACAGGAAAGAGGACAGAAGTACACGGCGGCTCTGGTGATTCTTCCTCAAGATCTTATAACTATGCCACATTTGAAGTGGAGAGCGGGGATAGGATGGAGCTTCAAGTAAAGGCACAACAGTATGCCGAACTTGCGGAAGACGATTCAGGCTCTCTTTCATTTCAGGGGACTAGATTTTTGCATTTTGAGAGAGATCGATAAGCAAGTAACTAATCTAGAATTGTGCAAATCGAGACGGGTTCTGTGCAAATAAGTCATAAAACTGTGCAATTCTAGCAGGCATCTGTGCAATTATGGCATAGAACTGTGCAATACTAGCAAGCATTGTGCATTTAAACTCTGGAACTGTGCAATTAAGTATAAATCACTTTCGAATAAAGTGAACCTTCAATCAGTAGGGGGTTTTTGCCCGTCCTCCACTGAAACAATCCTAGCTTTTACGGGCAGGCAGACTTCTGAGAGTGTGAACTAAGTCTTTCGAGGTGGGGGGTCTTACTGACCGTTAATGCGGGATCAATAGCAAGGTGGAATTTCCAGAATCCAATCACACCCCGGTGATCTGAGAATAAAATATAGAAACATTATGATGAAGGTGATCACATGTGGGTTGGATTTTTATTAATGGGCGTGGGGATTTCCATCCTGTTTATTTCAGCCAGTATAATTGTCAGCTTCCTATTTGTATTGCCTAAAAGTACAGCTTATGAAAAAACCTTTTTGGCAGGTGTGGCCAAAGGAGAAATTAGTAAAGGGGTGTTCAATACAATAAAGAAAGAGGAGCTGTTTGTGTACTCCACTCATGGTTATCAGCTCCATGCGATGTATTTTCCAGTCGAGAACAGCAATAAGGCAGTCATCGTCGCCCATGGCATCAGATGGTCTTTGTTTGGAAGCTATAAGTATGTGAGGCTTTTTCATAGTCTTGGCTACAATGTTTTGCTCTGTGACCTTTGCTGCCACGGCTTAAGCGGGGGAAAACATATTTCCTATGGGTACTATGAAAAGGATGACTTATCAAAATGGGTAGATGTGCTTGAAGTAAAGCTAGAAGGTGGAGCCATCATCGGCATTTTAGGAGAATCGTTGGGAGCTGCTTCAGCTGTTCAGTGTATCAGGCAGGATAGCCGGATTAAGTTTTGCATCGCAGATTCTTCCTTTAGCGATCTCTCAGAACTGTGCAAATTTCAAATAAAATCAGTGACCAGGCTGCCTATACCTTTGTTTGTCCGTCTGACGAGCCGCCTGATTAAGAAGCGGTACGGATGGGGAATTGAGGATGTTTCGCCTATCAAGTATCTGGAGAAGGTCAATACGCCGCTGTTAATTTTTCATGGGACGAAAGACAAGCTGATTCCGGCTGAAATGGCAAAAAAATTGTATGAAAAAGCTGAGGGAGTCAAGAAGCTGATCATGGTTGAAGGAGCTGGCCATGTAAAAGGGTTTAGTCTGAATCCTGAATTGTATTATCAATCCATAAAAGACTTTTTGAATAATAACATAGAAAACCCTTGCTGAGTTCAGCAAGGGTTAAGTTCTTTTTACAGCTCTTTTGTTTTGGCCTGTCTACGTTGATAGAAATACATGACAGCGCCCAGCAGTAACACAGTTATACCAATCGCAAGCATAGTGTACATTGTTGTTGCAGTACTTGGAAGCTGGTTTCCATTATCTGATGAGTTGTCTGAATTATCATCGCCTAAATTGTCGTCGTTACCAGGGGTGTTATCATTGTCAGAATCGTTATCGTCACCAGGTTTATTTCCATTCCCTGGATCGTTATCTTTTCCTGGGTCATTTCCATCACCCGGATCATTAGGTTCGTTATCTACTGGCTGCTCAGAATCATCAGGTTTATTAAATACCGCATATTCGCTTAAGTGATCGACATATCCGTAAACAACGTCTTCTTCATACATTGATTCAATTTCAGTCAGCTCTTCCTTTTCTCGATTAACAAAATAGATAGAAGGCTCGGTAGCTTTGTTTGGATCAATGCGGAAGAAAAGACCAACTGGCTCACTAAACTCAGAGATTGTGTCTTTCCCTTGGGTAATTGAGAAATCATAAACATTTGTTATTGCTTCATCGATTGGCTCGGTCATACCGATCTTGATCAAGGCTTCTTCGTCTCTCAGTTCAGAAACCGGAACCTCCATGCCGATTAAATCATTTCTGATCGTGAAGAATTTCTGATATTCTTTCAAAAACTTCACTTGATCAGCAGTCAGCTTTAATTCAATATTTTTGTCTTTTTCTGTACCTGTTAAATCAAAGATTACATCATTTGCGTTTTTCACGTAATCTTCAAAGGCAGCATCATCAAATGTCCAAACCCCGTCAGTCTTCTTAGGAATAAGCACTTCGTTAATTCTGCCTTCTACTTCAGGAGCAACAGTTCCTTTTTGAAGCTTCTCAACAAAAACTTCGTAATCGGAAAAACCAAGCGGTGTTTCTTTTCCTTCAGTAAAGACGCTATAGCCGTCTCCGCCGCTTGCCATGAAGCTAAGGGTTGCCACTTTATAAGTTTTCTTTTCATCGATTGGTATCAAGTTTCCATTCTTATCTTTTACTTGTACATCAAGTAAACGCTGGCCAGGCTCTTTGCTTAATGTATAGGTGAAGCTTGCACCTGCTACTTGAGGGAACATTCCTTTCAGATCAGTCGATCCAGGCTGTAATGAACTTATTCCATGTTCGAGAGCTTCCTTGACCTGTGCACCTGTAAGCTCTACGACAGAAAGTGTATTGCCAAATGGCATAACGGTCAGTACTTCACCAAGGCTGATATCCCCTTTATCAATGCTGGCGCGAATTCCGCCGCCGTTTGTAATGACTAAGTCAGCGCCGCCATTTGCTTTTGCTTTGTCCAGCATACCGTCAGCAATTAAGTTTCCTAAATTTGTTTCTTTGCGGCGTACGTGATTGCGCTCACCGTCTAGGGCTACATCTGTTTTTCCGACAGTTTCTGCTTTTAAATTACTCAGAGCAGTTTTAAGCTCATCAAGTTCACCTTTAGCTTCAGTATCTTCAGGAACATTTTCGTCAATTGGGAGTAATTCCATGTCGGATTGATCCGTTTTTACGACACCGTTTTTATCAAAAGCAACGTCGACTGTTCCGAGGAATTTTCCCCATTCGTTTGCTTGGACAACGACAGTTGGTTCTTCGTTTTCAACGACTTTAAGCTCTTCTACCTTCGTGTGAGTATGGCCGCCGACAATTAAGTCAATGCCTTTCACTTTTTCAGCCAGCTCAAGATCACGTTCGTAGCCAAGGTGAGAAAGGGCAATGATCTTATTGATTTTTTCATTATCTTGAATTTCTTTTACTGTTTTTTCAGCTGCTGCTGTGGCTTCGTTAAATTTGATTGTTGGACCAGGGCTTGAAATAGATGCAGTATCTTCAGTTGTTAAACCAAATACAGCTACTTTTTCACCATTTACATCAAGAAGAATGTAAGGGTAAATTCCAGGATCTTTCTTTTCACCTGCAGTAAGCGTGGCAGGCTCTCTTAGGAATCCTTTAAGGTCTGGATCCTTTGATACATCAACGTTCGCAGAAACAAACGGGAACGTAGGAGCTTCAAACCCGTACGTGTTGTTTGGATCCACCACAGATGAATCGCCTTTAATGAATTGGCTTAATACTTTCGGGCCTTTATCAAATTCATGGTTACCGAACGTCATAGCATCATAGCCCATCATATTCATAAACTTCAGATCAGCAAGGCCGTTCCATTTTGTAAAATAAAGATCTCCCGAGAACACATCGCCGGCGTCAAGAAGAATGCTGTTCTCAGCTTGTGAGCGTACGTCATTTACCTTTGTCAAACGGCGTGCCGCATTATTAACATGGGCATGCGTATCGTTCGTATGCATGACTGTCAAATCCCACGTATCGTCCTCTTCCGGCGGCGTAGTTGCACCGTCAGAATTCAGCTTATAGACTCCAAGTCCGCTAGTTTCTGAGTTTTTGACAAAATCTACGTCGTCTGCTTTATCGGCAAACTCTTTGGCCATTAAGGAAGATTCGAATGTAACATTTGCCCCTTTGATAGGTGCAATTGACCAGTTGTTGTCGGCAGCAGGGTTTAATGTTCCTTTTTCAGTAATGTAATCAATCAATACTTGACGATTTTCAGTCGCCGTTGATAAAACTATTTTATCGCTTGTTAAGAACGGGAAGTTTGCTCCTCCGGACGCGCGATAGTTGTTCGTTGCGATTAAAAATTCCTGATTTGGATCAACCGCTTTTTCGTTGTATTTTAAGTTGGTGATTCTTTCGCCTACCGGCTTTGTGACGTCAATTTGATAAGTCACGCCATCGATGACATCAAAGTTGTAGGATGGAAAATCCGGATTGATTAATGCCTGTTCATTTGGGCTGTTCGGATCGATTTGGTTAAACTGCTTTGCTGAAGCTTCCAGCCATTGCTTAACCTCAGATCCCTTTAGCTTTACAACATATACTGTATTATCGTAAAGATAAAGGTCACCCACGTTTTTAATGGCAAGATTTCCGGCTTTAATGTTTGTATAATAATCAGCGCCGTTGCGTCCGCCGGCTTTAAACGGTGCTCCTGCTGACAGGACAGGCAAGTCTTTATATTGTGTGTCCTTCATTTCTTTTTCAGCAAACCATTTTTGTGCATCTGTTACGATTTGAATCGATGGATCGTCTTTGACTTGGGCAAAGAAGCTGTTAATGTCGGCTTCTGTTTTTCCGACAGGTGTCCTTACATATTCAAGTGTTTTATTATGTGTATCAGAAATCGCATCTGTTACGGTTTTATTGCTTGTCGTAACACCTGTGATTGCCTCGATTTTCGCAGAGGAATCAGCAACCGTCCATTTATTGTCAGATTTTTTTAGTTTAAGATCAATAACACCAAGGTGGCTGCCCCAGTTTTTCGGCATAACCACAGGGACTCCGTTGATCGTTCCTTTATTTACATCAAATCCGTTTACTCCGTTAAACTTCGGATCCGGGTATCTCCCGTGTTGGTGACCGGAAACAATGGCGTCAATGCCGTCGACCTTCGAGAGATCGAACACCATGTTTTCCGAGCCCTCAGGTTGTTCTGTTTTTTCAATTCCTGTATGTGCAAGGGCAACGATAATGTCTGCGCCTTTCGCCTTCATTTCCGGAACAACTTTCTCAGCAGCTTTTTTAATGTCTTCAGCTTGTACTTTCCCTTGGAGGTTCTGCTTGTCCCAGGTTAAGATTTGGGGAGGAACGAAGCCTGTATAGCCAACCTTAACTTTTTGCTCGTTTCCGCTTTTATCCTTAAACGTTTTTTCGACAATTTTGTACGGCTCGTACTTATGCTTGCCGTCCATTGTTAGGACGTTTGCATTTACGATAGGATACTTTGCTCCTTTAAGTGTACCTTCAAGGAAGTCCAGGCCGTAGTTAAACTCATGGTTTCCTAGAGTTCCAGCGTCATAGTTTAATTTGTTCATTACATCGATAATTGGATGAACGACAGAGCCGTTCTTAATGTCCTCGGACATTTTCTTTACGGCATACTCTCCAAGCGGATTTCCCTGGATGAGATCTCCATTGTCGACAAGCAGCGTGTTTGCGTTTTGCGCTCTGTGCTGGGCAATCAGCTCCGCCGTTCTTGCAAGACCGGAAGAAGTAATGGCTTTGTCACTGTAATAATCGTAATCCATAATGTACGAGTGAATATCCGACGTCCCCAAAATTTGCATATCGATTTCAGGGCTATTACCAGCGTTTTCTTCTGCATGAACTGAAGCGATTCCCGGAAGAAAGAAACTAGCAATTAGTGCAAAGCTTACAATGATATGTAGTACTTTTCGCCAACCAAAATGGCCTTTCGTTTTCCCCACTATTTTCCCACCTTTCCAAATTGTCACACAGTATTATTTTAAAAATATTTTGTAAACAATTAAAGTTATTTTTATAAAAAACTTGTAAAAAATGAAAAAACCTTGTCATATGAATTGACAATGTGCCGTTTTTTGGAGAAAGATAGGGAATTTCGTTCGTTATAATAGGTATTTGGACTTGTCGATTTTATTTTTTATGGGACGATTGTTTTCTAGAATGTTTAATTTAAAAAAGTTAGGGAAATTTTCAACTAGACAAAGAACTAGAGGAGGGAAATTCAAATGAGTAAGAAAATTGCAGTCGTGTTAACCGATTTATTTGAAGATGTAGAGTTTACAGAACCGGCGAAAGCCTTTAAAGAAGCAGGGCATGAATTAACCGTCATTGAGAATGTCAAAGGAAAGTCTGTGACTGGAAAGCAGGGAGAAGCTTCCGTTACCATTGACGCAGCAATAGATGATGTCAGCCCTTCTGACTTCGATGCTCTCTTGATCCCTGGCGGCTTTTCCCCCGACCAACTAAGGGCAGACGACAAATTTGTGAGCTTTGCCAAAGCGTTTATGGATGATCGCAAGCCGGTATTTGCGATTTGCCACGGCCCTCAGTTATTAATTACGGCAAAAGCATTGGATGGCAGAAGCGCCACGGGCTATAAATCCATCCAGGTTGATATGGAATATGCAGGTGTTAACTTCCAGGATAAAGAGGTTGTTGTTTGCGGAAATCAATTAGTTACAAGCCGTGTTCCGGATGATATCCCTGCGTTTACGAGAGAATCTTTGAAGCTTCTTGCTTAAGCGAAAAACTCCCGTGATTTCCATACACGGGAGTTTTCCTATTTTTTTCTTAGTGTAGCTAGCTCTTCAATGATTGCTTGCATTTCACTTGGACTGAAAGAGTCCTTTTTCATCACCATTTGATGAAGGTCAGTAATATTCTCCAGCTTTTCATCGCTGACATCCTCTACTTTTATTATGCCGACATTCAGCATATTAATCTTTTGGCTAATCTCTTCAACCATTTGATTCATTTGTTCTGCTTTTTTTTCGGACAACTTAAGTCCTCCTTTATGATTGTTTGCCAGTCCAATCCAAGCTAATATTATGACTCATTGTTCCAAAAGTTAAGAGGATTTGTCAACCTTTAATAAAAAACTTAGAATGAAATTTGGCGAGAGAAATAAGTTTTCTTTTATATGAAGATGGGGTAAGACTAAGGGAGGCTAAAGAAATGATTGAAGTTTTATTTATCTGTTTGGGGAATATATGCAGATCCCCTATGGCTGAAGCCGTGTTTCGAGATTTAGTAAAGAAAAAAGGATTAGAGGGGAAAATAAGCGTCGACTCGGCAGGTACAGGAAGCTGGCATGTTGGCAATCCCCCTCATGAAGGAACTAGTTCTCTTTTAAAGGAAAAGGGAATAAGTACAGAAGGAATGGCTGCCAGAGTTGTTGAAGAGGAAGATTTAGAAAAATTTGACTACCTGATTGCCATGGATGCTGAAAATATCAGTGCTCTTAAGGTAATAGCGCGGTATTCAGGAAATGCTGCAATCTCACGTCTGCTTGATTTAGTCGATGAATCCGAGACGAAGGATGTGCCTGACCCTTATTATACCGGCAATTTTGAAGAGGTATACAGCCTTGTTACCCGAGGATGCGAAAAGCTTTTGGATCGAATCGTGAAAGAACACAACTTATAAAGGGAGTGGATCGATAATGAAAAATGTGATTTGCAAAAATATGTTGATCGGTGCAACGCTTGGAGCTGTATTATCTCTTTTACATAAGCCGACGAGAAATGCATGCGGGGAAAAGGTTTCTGAGGCAAAACGAATGTTTGCCACCTACAGAAAAAATCCAGAGCTTCTGACTGAACAGACAAAACAAAAGCTGGATGAAGTCAAAGATGCTGCACGAACAGTTTCAGAAAATATCAGTTTTATCAATGGGCAAATTGAAGAGCTTAAGAAGACGACACCGAAAGTGATTGAGCTCATTGAAGAAACGAAGGAGCATTTTTCAAAGAATACCCCTAAACGTTTGGAGTGAATGATTTGGATTTTATAAAAGAACTTATTGCGAGATTTATTCAGCATGAAGGGCCGAGTAAGGCCGCAGAGCTATCTTACTATTTTTTGCTTTCTCTTTTTCCATTTATGATCTTTCTTCTTTCTTTTACAGCGTATCTTCCTCTCAGTCCGCAAGATGTCTTGGGAGTGATCAAGCAATATGCGCCTGGAGAAGTATCTTCCATGCTTGAGTCGAATGTGACGG
This window of the Bacillus gobiensis genome carries:
- a CDS encoding YtxH domain-containing protein, whose amino-acid sequence is MKNVICKNMLIGATLGAVLSLLHKPTRNACGEKVSEAKRMFATYRKNPELLTEQTKQKLDEVKDAARTVSENISFINGQIEELKKTTPKVIELIEETKEHFSKNTPKRLE